In Micrococcus luteus NCTC 2665, a single window of DNA contains:
- a CDS encoding FtsB family cell division protein, protein MSPRRPSVPRVDPTTGAPRRTAVAAPAAPATASPEADAPTPTPAAPTPNTPPTGAEVIDLQRVQERRQAGHHGHLDGHPDAGRADTAPAAPASPSAPPRRTASARPAGRRTRPAPRRAASAAATAARRRAPLPEPVPARQITGRSLIVVAVLLLAAVLVAPTLRAFLNQQLEISAAREEIATMQAQREDYERRIQLWDDPAYVTQQARERLELVMPGETLYSVTGRPSETDTDTETEDTPAAGADETVNTRLPWAEGLWDSAVRAGLE, encoded by the coding sequence CCGCGCCGCCCCAGCGTGCCCCGTGTCGACCCGACGACGGGCGCCCCGCGCCGGACCGCCGTCGCCGCCCCGGCGGCCCCGGCGACGGCCTCCCCGGAGGCGGACGCGCCCACGCCGACCCCTGCGGCCCCCACGCCGAACACCCCGCCGACGGGCGCCGAGGTCATCGACCTGCAGCGCGTCCAGGAGCGCCGCCAGGCCGGTCACCACGGACACCTGGACGGGCACCCGGACGCGGGCCGGGCTGACACGGCCCCCGCCGCCCCCGCATCCCCGTCGGCACCCCCGCGCCGGACGGCGTCGGCCCGCCCGGCCGGGCGTCGGACCCGGCCCGCCCCCCGCCGCGCCGCGTCCGCCGCCGCCACGGCCGCCCGCCGTCGGGCCCCGCTGCCGGAGCCGGTGCCGGCCCGGCAGATCACGGGCCGCTCGCTCATCGTCGTCGCCGTGCTGCTGCTGGCCGCCGTCCTGGTGGCCCCCACGCTGCGCGCGTTCCTGAACCAGCAGCTGGAGATCTCGGCCGCGCGCGAGGAGATCGCCACCATGCAGGCCCAGCGCGAGGACTACGAGCGGCGGATCCAGCTGTGGGACGACCCCGCCTACGTGACCCAACAGGCGCGCGAGCGTCTCGAGCTGGTCATGCCGGGGGAGACCCTGTACTCCGTGACGGGGCGGCCCTCCGAGACCGACACCGATACCGAGACCGAGGACACGCCCGCCGCCGGCGCGGACGAGACCGTCAACACCCGCCTGCCGTGGGCCGAGGGCCTGTGGGACTCGGCCGTCCGCGCCGGGCTCGAGTGA
- a CDS encoding aldose 1-epimerase family protein, with amino-acid sequence MTETSAAPEFGAPHATGAQHRLRRGSAEAVVVGLAGALRRYRVGGVDLTEPYGQDVVPPAANGIQMSPWPNRVAGARWILDGVEQRLDVTEPARGHASHGLLRNTHFVTETFSAHAVTLRGEIHPQHGWPFRLTHRVTYELEADGGLTVTAEVQNHTDATVPVAVGAHPFLRIGDVPTAELSLRVPADAWIRTGEDLIPVETLPVDGTDLDFRRGRAVGEAALDVCLTGLTPDADGRHRQTLLAADGRAVTLWSDHAFAYTHVFVTDRLPGRDTALAVEPLTAPADALNSGEGLHRLAPHARWSAQWGLTPHVPDHPHEEDRA; translated from the coding sequence GTGACCGAGACCAGCGCCGCGCCCGAGTTCGGGGCGCCGCACGCCACCGGCGCCCAGCACCGCCTGCGCCGCGGGTCCGCGGAGGCCGTCGTCGTCGGCCTGGCCGGTGCCCTGCGCAGGTACCGCGTGGGCGGCGTGGACCTGACCGAGCCGTACGGCCAGGACGTGGTCCCGCCCGCCGCCAACGGCATCCAGATGAGCCCGTGGCCGAACCGCGTCGCCGGCGCCCGCTGGATCCTGGACGGCGTCGAGCAGCGCCTGGACGTCACCGAACCCGCGCGCGGCCACGCCAGCCACGGCCTGCTGCGCAACACCCACTTCGTCACCGAGACGTTTTCCGCCCACGCGGTGACCCTGCGCGGTGAGATCCACCCCCAGCACGGCTGGCCGTTCCGGCTCACCCACCGCGTCACGTACGAGCTCGAGGCGGACGGCGGCCTCACCGTCACCGCCGAGGTGCAGAACCACACGGACGCCACCGTGCCCGTGGCGGTCGGCGCCCACCCGTTCCTGCGCATCGGGGACGTCCCGACGGCGGAGCTGAGCCTGCGCGTGCCCGCGGACGCCTGGATCCGCACGGGGGAGGACCTCATCCCCGTGGAGACCCTGCCGGTGGACGGCACGGACCTGGACTTCCGCCGTGGCCGGGCCGTAGGCGAGGCCGCCCTGGACGTGTGCCTCACCGGCCTGACCCCGGACGCCGACGGCCGGCACCGCCAGACCCTGCTCGCCGCGGACGGCCGCGCCGTGACCCTGTGGTCCGACCACGCGTTCGCCTACACCCACGTCTTCGTCACGGACCGGCTGCCCGGCCGTGACACGGCGCTCGCGGTGGAGCCGCTCACCGCTCCCGCGGACGCCCTCAACTCGGGGGAGGGCCTGCACCGGCTCGCCCCGCACGCCCGCTGGAGCGCCCAGTGGGGCCTGACCCCCCATGTCCCCGACCACCCACACGAGGAGGATCGCGCGTGA
- a CDS encoding NAD(P)/FAD-dependent oxidoreductase yields MSLTPELSPKPRLLIVGGGYAGFQLAKELQTKVKDRGGVVTVVDPLPYMTYQPFLPEVVGGHIVGRHVVVDLATHLKDAEVLRGTVVKVEHARRVATVRGEDGHEFELPYQDIAMTAGATTRVFPIKGLGEHGIGLKTVEEAVTLRNQILERLDAASLMVDAEARRRALTFVVVGGGFAGIETVGEMEHLIRTAVARNPRLSQSEVRIVLVEAMGRIMPEVGEDQAVGVVEHLKDRGIEVLLNTSLGDATDGIMTLVDMKDKSEKEKFGADTLVWTAGVAANAVAKQTDFPVEERGRIEVTPTLQVKDGEDGVLEGAWGCGDVCAVPDLTGAGPGGFCVPNAQHAGRQAKQLAANYMAVRHGEGEVQEYVHKSLGAVAGLGFFKGVGNPLGVKISGPAAFLAHRGYHAYAMPTLDRRFRILSGWVAETLFGRDSTSVAGLDTPFNPFRRAAGVELEPGRFERQRALESSKG; encoded by the coding sequence ATGTCTCTCACTCCTGAACTGTCTCCCAAGCCGCGCCTGCTGATCGTCGGCGGCGGCTACGCCGGTTTCCAGCTCGCGAAGGAGCTGCAGACCAAGGTCAAGGACCGCGGCGGCGTCGTGACCGTCGTGGACCCGCTGCCGTACATGACGTACCAGCCGTTCCTGCCCGAGGTCGTCGGCGGCCACATCGTGGGGCGCCACGTCGTCGTGGACCTCGCCACGCATCTCAAGGACGCCGAGGTGCTGCGCGGCACCGTCGTGAAGGTGGAGCACGCCCGCCGTGTCGCCACCGTGCGCGGCGAGGACGGCCACGAGTTCGAGCTGCCCTACCAGGACATCGCCATGACCGCCGGCGCCACCACCCGCGTCTTCCCGATCAAGGGCCTGGGCGAGCACGGCATCGGTCTGAAGACCGTGGAGGAGGCCGTGACGCTGCGCAACCAGATCCTGGAGCGCCTGGACGCCGCCTCCCTCATGGTGGACGCCGAGGCCCGTCGTCGCGCCCTGACCTTCGTGGTGGTCGGCGGCGGCTTCGCCGGCATCGAGACCGTGGGCGAGATGGAGCACCTCATCCGCACCGCCGTCGCCCGTAACCCGCGCCTGTCCCAGTCCGAGGTCCGCATCGTGCTCGTCGAGGCGATGGGCCGCATCATGCCCGAGGTCGGCGAGGACCAGGCCGTCGGCGTGGTGGAGCACCTGAAGGACCGCGGCATCGAGGTCCTGCTCAACACCTCGCTGGGCGACGCCACGGACGGGATCATGACCCTCGTGGACATGAAGGACAAGTCCGAGAAGGAGAAGTTCGGGGCCGACACCCTCGTGTGGACCGCGGGCGTGGCGGCCAACGCCGTCGCCAAGCAGACCGACTTCCCGGTCGAGGAGCGTGGCCGCATCGAGGTCACCCCCACCCTCCAGGTCAAGGACGGGGAGGACGGCGTGCTCGAGGGCGCCTGGGGCTGCGGCGACGTCTGCGCCGTCCCGGACCTGACCGGCGCGGGCCCCGGCGGGTTCTGCGTCCCGAACGCCCAGCACGCCGGCCGTCAGGCCAAGCAGCTGGCCGCCAACTACATGGCCGTCCGCCACGGCGAGGGCGAGGTGCAGGAGTACGTGCACAAGTCGCTCGGCGCCGTCGCCGGCCTGGGCTTCTTCAAGGGCGTCGGCAACCCGCTCGGCGTGAAGATCTCCGGCCCGGCCGCCTTCCTGGCGCACCGCGGCTACCACGCCTACGCGATGCCCACCCTGGACCGCCGCTTCCGGATCCTCTCCGGCTGGGTCGCCGAGACCCTGTTCGGCCGCGACTCCACCTCGGTGGCGGGCCTGGACACCCCGTTCAACCCGTTCCGCCGCGCCGCCGGCGTCGAGCTCGAGCCCGGCCGCTTCGAGCGGCAGCGGGCCCTCGAGTCCTCGAAGGGCTGA
- a CDS encoding AI-2E family transporter, giving the protein MSSTLAAQTKINKDVPYGLTVAAAWSWRLVVVVIGIGVVVYLLSFVSLVVIPILVAALLATLLAPVFQAMRRIRVPGVAAALLCVLLLVVVVVGLVGLASQQIVQGFAELGDQLGQAVDDAIAWLAGVGVEIPRSGAELEGLWQTLRDNSATFMNSAVSFGSTAVNIGAGLFIALFSLIFFLYDGDRIWRFLLIFVPKAHRATVGRAGRSGWQSLGSYVRVQIFVAFIDAVGIGLGALILGVPLAIPLAVLVFLASFIPMIGATLTGGMAVLLALMSNGLVNALLMLGVVLLVQQIESNVLQPLVMGKAVALHPLAVFLAVAAGSTVLGLAGAVFAVPVLAFVNSFVRALTADTPEELTERTDHALEPGGAEDEAAGSHRYRPSTHEDAALASEADAGTRHGDDA; this is encoded by the coding sequence GTGAGCTCGACCCTGGCGGCCCAGACCAAGATCAACAAGGACGTGCCCTACGGGCTGACGGTGGCCGCAGCCTGGTCCTGGCGGCTGGTGGTCGTGGTCATCGGCATCGGCGTCGTGGTGTACCTGCTGAGCTTCGTGAGCCTCGTGGTGATCCCGATCCTCGTGGCCGCGCTGCTGGCCACCCTGCTGGCCCCGGTGTTCCAGGCGATGCGGCGCATCCGGGTGCCGGGCGTCGCGGCCGCCCTGCTGTGCGTGCTGCTGCTGGTCGTCGTCGTGGTGGGCCTCGTGGGGCTCGCCAGTCAGCAGATCGTGCAGGGCTTCGCCGAACTGGGCGACCAGCTGGGCCAGGCCGTCGACGACGCGATCGCCTGGCTGGCCGGCGTGGGCGTGGAGATCCCCCGGTCCGGTGCCGAGCTGGAGGGCCTGTGGCAGACGCTGCGGGACAACTCCGCCACGTTCATGAACAGCGCCGTCTCGTTCGGCTCCACGGCCGTCAACATCGGTGCGGGCCTGTTCATCGCCCTGTTCTCCCTGATCTTCTTCCTCTACGACGGGGACCGCATCTGGCGCTTCCTCCTGATCTTCGTGCCGAAGGCGCACCGGGCCACCGTGGGCCGCGCGGGCCGCTCGGGCTGGCAGTCGCTCGGCTCCTACGTGCGGGTCCAGATCTTCGTGGCGTTCATCGACGCCGTCGGCATCGGCCTCGGCGCCCTGATCCTGGGCGTGCCGCTGGCCATCCCGCTGGCCGTGCTCGTGTTCCTGGCCTCGTTCATCCCGATGATCGGCGCCACCCTGACCGGCGGGATGGCGGTGCTCCTGGCGTTGATGTCCAACGGCCTGGTCAACGCACTGCTCATGCTGGGCGTGGTGCTGCTCGTGCAGCAGATCGAGTCGAACGTCCTGCAGCCGCTCGTGATGGGCAAGGCCGTCGCGCTGCACCCGCTGGCCGTGTTCCTGGCCGTCGCCGCCGGCTCCACCGTCCTCGGCCTGGCGGGCGCCGTGTTCGCCGTGCCGGTGCTGGCCTTCGTGAACAGCTTCGTCCGCGCCCTCACCGCCGACACCCCCGAGGAGCTCACGGAGCGGACGGACCACGCCCTCGAACCGGGCGGCGCGGAGGACGAGGCGGCCGGCTCCCACCGGTACCGCCCCTCGACGCACGAGGACGCCGCCCTCGCCTCCGAGGCCGACGCGGGCACCCGGCACGGGGACGACGCCTGA
- the greA gene encoding transcription elongation factor GreA codes for MTTSQSDAPWLTQEAYDRLSKELEHISGPGRQEIIERIEAARDEGDLKENGGYHAAREEQSKNEGRIAELKHLLETARVGEAAENDGAVHPGTVVTAVVAGDEMTFLFGNREIAADDESLEVYSERSPLGEAINGAKQGDKVSYTAPNGKDIKVEIKDVQPYSG; via the coding sequence ATGACCACCAGCCAGTCCGACGCCCCGTGGCTGACCCAGGAGGCGTACGACCGCCTCTCCAAGGAGCTCGAGCACATCTCCGGCCCCGGCCGCCAGGAGATCATCGAGCGCATCGAGGCCGCCCGCGATGAGGGCGACCTCAAGGAGAACGGCGGCTACCACGCCGCCCGCGAGGAGCAGTCCAAGAACGAGGGCCGCATCGCCGAGCTGAAGCACCTGCTCGAGACCGCCCGCGTCGGCGAGGCCGCCGAGAACGACGGCGCCGTGCACCCGGGCACCGTGGTGACCGCCGTCGTCGCCGGCGACGAGATGACCTTCCTCTTCGGCAACCGTGAGATCGCCGCGGACGACGAGTCGCTCGAGGTCTACTCCGAGCGCTCCCCGCTCGGCGAGGCCATCAACGGCGCCAAGCAGGGCGACAAGGTCTCCTACACCGCCCCGAACGGCAAGGACATCAAGGTCGAGATCAAGGACGTCCAGCCCTACTCCGGCTGA
- a CDS encoding DUF501 domain-containing protein, with the protein MTVSPRPAQDRTVTEQDLDTLSRQLGRPVRDVVEIGARCVCGNPLVATTAPRLSNGIPFPTTFYLTHPVLTAAVSRVEADGEMARMNDRLAQDPALAAAHRAAHEAYIAERDRVGAEAGTGPVPEIAGVSAGGMPERVKCLHALVGHALAAGPGVNPLGDEAIALVAPWWTPEVCACEGAWDEAAAVPTKDLSRHVRHLERVAALKEVTVAGVDCGTNSIRLLISRPAGTDETTGAVADPTAPLADVVREMRVVRLGEGVDATGAFSDAALERTFAAVDEYARLVQRHHAGRVRFVATSASRDVSNRAAFVDGVRERLGVEPEVVSGAEEAALSFTGAVSAVETADLGPEDLLLVVDLGGGSTELVVGTPAGEVVGAVSLDMGCVRFTERHLRSDPPTSDEVAAARADARRLLDDAAARLPLERVARVVGVAGSVTTVTAEALGLSTYEPEAIHGARLPIAEFRAAAEGLVAATRAERSERGFMHPGRVDVIGAGALLWSTVLERVAETAGVTEAWASEHDILDGIVLSLRS; encoded by the coding sequence ATGACCGTCAGCCCCCGCCCCGCCCAGGACCGCACCGTCACCGAGCAGGACCTGGACACCCTGTCCCGCCAGCTCGGCCGCCCGGTCCGGGACGTCGTGGAGATCGGTGCCCGCTGCGTGTGCGGCAACCCCCTCGTGGCCACCACCGCGCCGCGGCTCTCCAACGGCATCCCGTTCCCCACGACCTTCTACCTGACGCACCCCGTGCTGACGGCGGCGGTCTCGCGCGTGGAGGCGGACGGGGAGATGGCACGCATGAACGACCGCCTCGCCCAGGATCCCGCGCTCGCGGCCGCGCACCGCGCGGCGCACGAGGCCTACATCGCCGAGCGGGACCGGGTCGGGGCCGAGGCCGGCACGGGGCCCGTCCCGGAGATCGCCGGGGTCTCGGCCGGCGGCATGCCCGAGCGCGTGAAGTGCCTGCACGCCCTCGTGGGCCACGCGCTCGCGGCCGGGCCGGGGGTGAACCCGCTCGGTGACGAGGCGATCGCCCTGGTGGCCCCGTGGTGGACGCCCGAGGTCTGCGCGTGCGAGGGCGCGTGGGACGAGGCCGCGGCGGTGCCCACGAAGGACCTGTCCCGGCACGTGAGGCACCTCGAACGCGTCGCCGCGCTCAAGGAGGTCACGGTGGCCGGCGTGGACTGCGGCACGAACTCCATCCGCCTGCTGATCTCCCGGCCGGCCGGGACGGATGAGACCACCGGCGCCGTGGCCGACCCGACGGCGCCGCTGGCCGACGTCGTGCGCGAGATGCGCGTGGTGCGCCTGGGCGAGGGCGTGGACGCCACCGGCGCGTTCTCCGACGCCGCGCTGGAGCGCACCTTCGCGGCGGTGGACGAGTACGCCCGCCTGGTCCAGCGCCACCACGCCGGCCGGGTCCGGTTCGTGGCCACCTCCGCCAGCCGGGACGTCTCCAACCGGGCCGCGTTCGTCGACGGCGTCCGGGAGCGGCTCGGCGTCGAGCCGGAGGTCGTCTCGGGCGCAGAGGAGGCCGCCCTGTCCTTCACGGGCGCCGTCTCCGCCGTCGAGACCGCGGACCTGGGCCCGGAGGACCTCCTGCTCGTCGTGGACCTCGGCGGCGGCTCCACCGAGCTCGTCGTCGGCACGCCTGCGGGCGAGGTCGTGGGCGCGGTCAGCCTGGACATGGGCTGCGTGCGGTTCACCGAGCGTCATCTGCGCTCCGACCCCCCGACGTCGGACGAGGTCGCCGCGGCCCGCGCGGACGCACGCCGCCTCCTCGACGACGCCGCCGCCCGCCTGCCGCTGGAACGCGTGGCCCGCGTAGTCGGCGTGGCCGGCTCGGTGACCACCGTGACCGCCGAGGCCCTCGGGCTCAGCACGTACGAGCCCGAGGCCATCCACGGCGCGCGCCTGCCGATCGCGGAGTTCCGCGCGGCGGCGGAGGGCCTCGTGGCCGCGACCCGGGCCGAGCGCTCCGAGCGGGGGTTCATGCACCCGGGACGGGTGGACGTGATCGGCGCGGGCGCTCTGCTGTGGAGCACCGTCCTGGAGCGGGTGGCCGAGACCGCGGGCGTCACCGAGGCCTGGGCGAGCGAGCACGACATCCTGGACGGGATCGTGCTCTCGCTGCGGTCCTGA
- a CDS encoding GPP34 family phosphoprotein — MLTVEKAHLLLTREDGLSESPSHHRVALAAAALADHRSAGIVTLEDVPVDRARVLVTAAGTTGDPVLDSSLGEVDALAGRPLVATLAAGKPDLRKAVVAHLTETGRLTERKAFLATRHVPRGTERAELLAHLTAVVLDEAEPSDEDVLLLGVLQHLNLARRLLPGVRERYDRREMVRRIETLTREDLLVQAVRRAVGGTCGTVTAAAAGSVA; from the coding sequence ATGCTGACCGTCGAGAAGGCGCACCTGCTGCTCACCCGCGAGGACGGGCTCTCCGAGAGCCCCTCCCACCACCGCGTGGCCCTCGCGGCCGCCGCGCTGGCCGACCACCGCTCCGCCGGGATCGTGACCCTCGAGGACGTCCCCGTGGACCGGGCCCGCGTGCTCGTGACCGCGGCCGGCACCACCGGCGACCCCGTCCTGGACTCCTCCCTCGGAGAGGTCGACGCCCTGGCCGGCCGGCCGCTCGTGGCCACCCTGGCGGCCGGGAAGCCGGATCTGCGCAAGGCCGTCGTCGCCCATCTGACCGAGACCGGTCGCCTCACCGAGCGCAAGGCCTTCCTGGCCACCCGGCACGTCCCCCGCGGCACCGAGCGCGCCGAGCTGCTCGCGCACCTGACCGCCGTGGTCCTGGACGAGGCCGAGCCCTCCGACGAGGACGTGCTCCTGCTCGGCGTGCTGCAGCACCTCAATCTGGCCCGACGCCTGCTGCCGGGCGTCCGCGAGCGCTACGACCGCCGCGAGATGGTCCGCCGCATCGAGACGCTGACGCGCGAGGACCTCCTGGTCCAGGCCGTGCGCCGCGCGGTGGGCGGGACCTGTGGCACCGTCACCGCGGCCGCCGCCGGCTCCGTGGCCTGA
- a CDS encoding DUF4307 domain-containing protein: MSHHAPAVRAQDPTLANRYGTDHTRPGRRRLWAGLGGLGLVVAVLLSVWIGLNMSVGAIEYKDVGFTIEDDGRATVTFQASVPEGVQAECDVLVTDSHAAPVGFRTVRLETLPADRRDSPSDAQQRYTVDVRTVVRGDSGIVETCRKV, from the coding sequence ATGTCTCACCACGCCCCCGCGGTCCGCGCGCAGGACCCTACATTAGCCAACCGGTACGGCACGGACCACACGCGTCCGGGCCGTCGTCGGCTGTGGGCGGGCCTCGGCGGACTCGGGCTGGTCGTGGCCGTGCTGCTGTCCGTGTGGATCGGCCTGAACATGTCCGTGGGCGCCATCGAGTACAAGGACGTCGGCTTCACCATCGAAGACGACGGCCGCGCGACCGTCACCTTCCAGGCCTCCGTCCCGGAGGGCGTGCAGGCCGAGTGCGATGTGCTCGTCACCGACTCCCACGCCGCCCCCGTCGGCTTCCGCACCGTCCGCCTGGAGACCCTGCCGGCCGACCGGCGGGACTCCCCCTCGGACGCGCAGCAGCGCTACACCGTGGACGTGCGCACCGTGGTGCGGGGCGACTCCGGCATCGTCGAGACCTGCCGCAAGGTCTGA
- a CDS encoding Bax inhibitor-1/YccA family protein, whose amino-acid sequence MANPVMNSQNFQQQMRGGGQPQPGWYQGGGQQTAQSPYGQQQSPYGQAQAFGAGQAAQQHAHQQSMEDAFRAPSAGPGETGRMTFNDIVGKTGLMLVLVVVAGAVGWFSPGLMIIGAIAGLVLGLVNAFKREPSPALIMAYAVAQGLFLGGISAFFEGAYPGIVVQAVLGTFSVFAVMLALYTSGRFRPTPRMTKIVMAAMIGYLVFMLVNLVLTWTGIGNMREGGLGLIIGAIAVLLAAYSLTLDFEMAAVGVKNGAPQKYSWTVAFGLTVTLIWLYIEILRIVAILRGKD is encoded by the coding sequence GTGGCGAACCCGGTCATGAACTCTCAGAACTTCCAGCAGCAGATGCGCGGCGGCGGACAGCCGCAGCCGGGCTGGTACCAGGGCGGCGGCCAGCAGACCGCGCAGTCCCCGTACGGCCAGCAGCAGAGCCCCTACGGCCAGGCCCAGGCGTTCGGCGCCGGCCAGGCCGCCCAGCAGCACGCGCACCAGCAGTCCATGGAGGACGCGTTCCGCGCCCCCTCCGCCGGCCCGGGCGAGACCGGCCGGATGACGTTCAACGACATCGTCGGCAAGACGGGCCTGATGCTCGTGCTCGTCGTGGTGGCCGGCGCGGTGGGCTGGTTCTCGCCGGGCCTGATGATCATCGGCGCGATCGCCGGCCTCGTGCTGGGCCTGGTCAATGCGTTCAAGCGCGAGCCCTCGCCCGCGCTGATCATGGCCTACGCCGTGGCGCAGGGCCTGTTCCTCGGCGGCATCTCCGCCTTCTTCGAGGGCGCCTACCCGGGCATCGTGGTGCAGGCCGTGCTCGGCACCTTCTCGGTGTTCGCCGTGATGCTGGCGCTCTACACCTCGGGTAGGTTCCGCCCCACCCCGCGCATGACCAAGATCGTCATGGCCGCCATGATCGGCTACCTGGTCTTCATGCTCGTCAACCTGGTCCTGACCTGGACCGGCATCGGCAACATGCGCGAGGGCGGCCTCGGCCTGATCATCGGCGCGATCGCCGTGCTGCTCGCCGCCTACTCGCTGACACTGGACTTTGAGATGGCCGCCGTCGGCGTGAAGAACGGCGCCCCGCAGAAGTACTCCTGGACCGTGGCCTTCGGCCTGACCGTGACCCTGATCTGGCTGTACATCGAGATCCTGCGCATCGTCGCCATCCTGCGCGGCAAAGACTGA
- the ilvA gene encoding threonine ammonia-lyase, producing the protein MVAAQATNTPDRTVPTPSPRWVRPAGGAPTPAELPVTLGEIERARETLRGIAERSPLQHSRALSRAVGTDVHLKCENLQRAGSFKVRGAYVRMAQLSEEERGRGVVAASAGNHAQGVALAAAKLGIRARIFMPHGVALPKLQATRDHGAEVVLHGSTVDESLAEAQRWATETDAVFIPPFDDPAVIAGQGTVGLEILDVLPDVDTVIMGIGGGGLIAGTAVALKEAARRRGRTVRVIGVQAATAAAFPGSLEEGRVQVLESVSTIADGIAVGRPGALPLRIAAELVDAVVTVTDDEIAAALVHLLERSKLVVEPAGAVGVAALLAGRTADLGFELGTTAVILSGGNIDPMLMLKSIQAGLSAAGRYMTVRIPLRDRPGELATISRIIADTDANVVRVDHTRVGPELSMGGVHITIDMETRGAEHSAQVLEALRAAGYSPAPLP; encoded by the coding sequence ATGGTCGCGGCGCAGGCCACGAACACCCCGGACCGGACCGTCCCGACGCCGTCGCCCCGGTGGGTGCGGCCCGCCGGCGGCGCACCGACCCCGGCGGAGCTGCCCGTCACCCTCGGGGAGATCGAGCGGGCGCGTGAGACGCTGCGCGGGATCGCCGAGCGCTCCCCGCTGCAGCACTCCCGGGCGCTCTCCCGGGCCGTGGGCACGGACGTGCACCTGAAGTGCGAGAACCTGCAGCGGGCCGGCTCGTTCAAGGTCCGCGGCGCCTACGTGCGGATGGCGCAGCTGAGCGAGGAGGAGCGCGGCCGCGGCGTCGTGGCCGCCTCGGCCGGCAACCACGCCCAGGGCGTCGCCCTCGCGGCCGCCAAGCTCGGCATCCGCGCCCGCATCTTCATGCCGCACGGCGTCGCCCTGCCCAAGCTGCAGGCCACCCGGGACCACGGCGCCGAGGTCGTCCTGCACGGCTCCACCGTGGACGAGTCCCTCGCCGAGGCGCAGCGGTGGGCCACGGAGACCGATGCCGTGTTCATCCCGCCGTTCGACGACCCGGCCGTGATCGCGGGCCAGGGCACCGTCGGCCTCGAGATCCTCGACGTGCTGCCGGACGTGGACACCGTGATCATGGGCATCGGCGGCGGGGGGCTCATCGCCGGCACGGCCGTGGCCCTCAAGGAGGCCGCCCGGCGTCGTGGGCGCACGGTGCGCGTCATCGGCGTGCAGGCGGCCACCGCCGCCGCGTTCCCCGGCTCCCTCGAGGAGGGCCGCGTCCAGGTGCTGGAGAGCGTGTCCACCATCGCGGACGGCATCGCCGTCGGCAGGCCCGGGGCCCTGCCGCTGCGGATCGCCGCCGAGCTGGTGGACGCCGTCGTGACCGTCACGGACGACGAGATCGCCGCGGCCCTCGTCCACCTCCTCGAGCGCTCCAAGCTCGTGGTGGAGCCGGCGGGCGCCGTCGGGGTGGCCGCCCTGCTGGCGGGCCGCACGGCGGACCTGGGCTTCGAGCTCGGCACCACCGCCGTGATCCTCTCCGGCGGGAACATCGATCCGATGCTCATGCTGAAGTCCATCCAGGCCGGACTGTCGGCGGCGGGGCGCTACATGACCGTGCGCATCCCGCTGCGGGACCGCCCGGGCGAGCTGGCCACGATCTCACGGATCATCGCGGACACGGACGCCAACGTGGTGCGCGTGGACCACACCCGCGTCGGCCCGGAGCTGTCCATGGGCGGCGTGCACATCACGATCGACATGGAGACCCGCGGCGCCGAGCACTCCGCCCAGGTCCTGGAGGCGCTGCGCGCGGCCGGCTACAGCCCGGCCCCGCTGCCCTGA